The Pochonia chlamydosporia 170 chromosome 3, whole genome shotgun sequence genome contains the following window.
GTGTCACTACCTAATTGCAAGTAATATACTCCAAGTTCGATCAACTTTGAAACACGTTGTTGTACCGGCAAGTTGTGGAAATTTACAGCTGCAAAATATAACATCATCTGCTAAAACATTCACTGCCTCAACACTAGCCTTACGGACCAGCCTGATGTCGGAGCAGAGATGCATGGTTACTTGGGTGCAGGCGAATCTATTATTACTGGCATTGCCGTGGCGGCGCATATTTGCTTATGGAGATACTAGTTTGCAATTGTGAGCGAATCACCTTGTTCAATTCTCCCAAAAAGGAAGCTACGAGGGATTCTTCTATGTAAAGGACACAGACGACGGTCGAGGCAAGACCTTGGATAACGATCATGTCATCGATAACATACTTTCCGCGGTAATGATCCGATACGGATACCGAAAATTCCTCTATAtcatttgcctttctttgcCAGCTCCAGCATTGTTGACTGCAGTAATTGCCGAAATATCCCCTCAAGGGCGTCCACACCACAAACTCAACCGAGCATTCTAGACCACGCCTCGTCATATGACCTCGTCGCAttcatcaagtctggttcgCAAAACCAGGAACCTCAGGGAAACAGGCATTATATGCTTGGGGAAATCAGGTTTGCGTAGTCGAATCACCCCGTCGCAGAGCTTACACCGAAAGCACGAATCTGAGACACTTGTGAGAACCATTCTGCTTCAGTTGTCTATACCATTAGTGCACTCAAAAGGGCTTCAATTACATGGCTCTGAAATTGAAGTTGGATTTAAATTTAAAATACACTAATGTGAATACAAACAGTGCCAAATGAAGACGATACATTCTATGGGTCAAGAGCTCGAAGTCAACAATTCCAACGTCTGCATCAAATGATATAAGAAACGCCTAAAACTTCGCCAAGATGGACAGCCGACGATGTGGTTCACCCTAACTATGCGCCCTACACTTCTTCCCTCGATTCACGCCTCTTCCGGCCATGTTTTCTCACATCCTGTTTATGCTGCGGCGGCGTATTCACCGCAATCAGGAAGTTCTGCCCCAAATCCGACACAGCATGGACAGCAACATTCTCGCCAAAGGGCCACTCCTTGACAAATTCGGAATCACCCCTGTAGTCATACTCTGCGAAATCCTCTGGGTCAAGACACTTGTGTGCGGCTGTCCAAGCATCCGCACGATGGAGGTAGACCCCCTGAATGCTCGTCTGCTGCGATCCGCCACTCCGATCCACGTGGTAGTCAACCGTGGTTTGAACCAAGTAGTGCAAGAACTTTGCCCCTTCAGGTAGTATCATTTCACCGTTTTGGACATCTGAGCCGAGTGACTCGTTGTTCGGCGTGGTATCGACGCTCACACGAAGCTCTTGACCGTCGATGGAGCGAGCAAACACTAGGATTCCGTCGCCATGAGTCCATTTCTCTCCGGGCAGGTCTTTATCGTGGCCGCGTATCTCGTACTTCTGGAAGTCGTCAGGCTGGAagttgagcttctcaagcGACTGTTTGGCGTAAGCTTTAGCTGCGTCCAAGGTACCATGCGTTTTCAGCACGTAAATGGTGCGACTGGCTCCGGATGCATCATGGGGATAGTCAATGACAGTAAGAATAGTATGAAACAGTAGTTCAGGGACAAGTTTAGATGTtgggttgttgatgatttccaTTATGGCGGATGTGACAAGTGAGACCATTTTCTGTTAGCTTTGTGTCCGGATAGCTGGGTATGGAGAAAGCACTTTAGTATTTAAATGTTGCCCCAGTGCCTTCAGATTCGTAGTGGCGTGATGCATCATATCATCTTGCCGATGGTGGTGCATAGCGCCTCCAGTTCTaatgttgccgccgccacatCACCTCACCTCTTCGAGCTTGATGATTTGTGGTCAGGAGATTGCAAAATCTACAACAAATGAGACCCCATAGCCTAGAAACCTGTATTGAAGCACCTCCACGCCTGGGTATGCCGatcatgatgatggctcAAAACCATAAGCGCTATATAGCCGAACTTGGTTCGTACCTTGCCCCTGATATTCTGGAAGATGCTGTGATTCCTGTGCACATGACGAGGGGACCAAAAAGTGCTTCATCGAGCAAGTGCTTCACCGAAGTGTGTACATAGGGTGGCATTAGTTCTGCTAGTCAAGTGCTAGTCAGGTTGACTGGGTTTGACGCCCCTGACCCATCTCAAACGAGTAATTTTCGTTCTTAAACCCATCATTGTTACATGTGCATAAAAAACCTCTCATGCCCCTTCTTGACTCATAAACCACTAAGCAGCCTTGTTCAACTTGCGAAGCATGTCCATAGCTCCCATCGTCTCATACCACGCAGCATAATTGAACCCGAGTACCAACAAAGCCTCCTCCTTTGACCAGTGTGTATACCCGCCGTTCGGCCGTCTCAGAACACCAGCATCCGGGTCGTTGATCAACAAGTTCCAAAAATACGGGTTGTACTTTTGAATGGCTGTGTACAGGTCCTTgatttgcttcttcatcacctCGGCTAGCTGCGTGGTCTCCTCAGTAGTGCCTAGGAGGATGTTTTGGCGCGATGCGACAATACTGCCGACGAGCTGCTCACGGATCATCTCGATGACTTCTTGTGGGATAGCGCCGGTAAGAGCGattctggtgttgtggaTTGATTGAGGATCAAGCAGAACTCGCACCTTAATTAACATCACGGCGACTGTGTGACTAAAGTCCAGAAGACACTCTCTCAACCAAGGCGTAGGCGGTTCCAATGCGTCAGCACCTCTGACGTCTAAGAATGGCAAGTCCATATTGCCCCAGTCATAACGCCGACTTTTTCCAGCGGTTCCGTACCACTTCATGAAGTCGTAGGCATCCTGATCTCTACCCAGTCGAATGTATAACGCGGGGACGACCTGCCGCACCCCCAAGTTATCACCGCGACATAGCCTGATCATGTCCAAGAGATGATCCAGTGAGGTTTTTACCGAGTCCACTGGGCCGCCAGCGGTGCCGTAGCTCAGAAGAATCGTGTCCACAAGGTGGTAACGCGCTCGCATGTATGGTCGAGTCTCTAGAATCCCCCAAAAACGGCCAGCAAAGTTCTCGAAGATGTTTTCAGGTAGGAATGGGTCATCTGGAGAGTTGCGTAACTTATGGTCCTCATCCTCATACAAAAGCCGTGCCTTTTTGATCAGCTTACATGGCGTCTTGTGAGTTTCACGGTCTTTGGCTTGGCAGTCCCGTCCGCAGTAGTAGATTGACTGGCAGGCCGAGCAACGAAGCAGAGTGCCCTCCCTTCGATGACAAAGCTCGCAGGCTCGTGAAGCCAAGCCATTGAGCCTGGCAACTTTGACGTTCATGATAAGAGGCATTTTGACGCGTGATGGACAGAAGTAGGTGCTAAATAGCAAGCAGATGGAATGCCAGGAGAGAGAGGCGAGTCACGTCGCGCTTGCTGGCAAGTATAACGGTAAAGCAATACAGTCGAGTCTGGAGAAGACACGCAGATTCTAAGCGAATGGCGTAGTTTCCTTAGCAGTATGGAATATAATTCCACAGAAAAGACGTATAGCTCCAATTTATGACAGAGTTAGGCATTGGGGAATGTAAGGTAATGCCCAAGGGTTCAAGTAGATGAATGGTTGTACAAGAGATTATGTAATCGCACCCAGAGGAGTACCGTGTGAGTATCTCCCAGACCTTTATTGGAACTGCACACGACGGGATGAGGTGATGAAATAGAGGATGCAAGATAGATACTGAGGATAATCCTATGTATTGCGACTAAAGAGTCAGCCAGAACATGTTACGTAGCGCTGATTTTGGGCTTGTATCGTAAACACGGAACCTGCGAATGTCTTCCTGAAGGAAGATGTAAATGCGTGAAGTAGTAGCAGTCTCCTCGAAATATCATTTACTGGTTTGATGGGGACAAGAAAGGAGTAATTCGTATAGAAGTATCAGCTTCGTGTCCAGGTAAGAAGACTTGATTCCAGATTTGAAGATTCAGCAGGACATCTGAAACAATCAACAGAAACAAGCCGTCTAGCGCCTACCTGTCAGAGCACAGTCTTCTgctaagaagaagaaatctATTCTTCACTTAAAAGGGGTATTACTTTCATAACTCGCTAAAAGCTATTCAAACGAGCCCCTTGCTTCCCATTAAAATCCAAAACAAAGCACGCCATACCGTAACTCTGTGAAATACCAACAGCAGTCTGTCCTATCCAAACTCTCCAAGTCCATGTTTACTCAATGACCACACGCACTCCTTTGCTACCGTGCGGTATGCCAGGAATCAACATATCATGATCGTATAAGACGTCACGTTCCGTAGTTTCATACAATCTCATGTGAGGGAAAACGCGTAAACTCAACGCCGCGAGAGTCAGATATAACTCGCACATTGCAAGGCTGTGTATTGTGTCAGCATGGCCGCAGAATACCACGCAATGAGGCTGCCGGATCGCAGCGTGCCTACGTACTTCTTTGCGAGACAAGCTCTGCTTCCCTTGGAGAACGCAAGCATCCCACGGTCTAACTCTTTATTGAAGTGGTGTCCGCCTTCCAGCCAACGCTCCGGCTTGAACGTAAATGAATCCGGAAACACGCGTTCGTCGTGATGCGTTATAGCAGGCGACATGCCAATTGGATAACCTGGTGGTATTTTGTATTCCACATGGCTGTCATTCCACTCTCCTTGATAGACTAGTGTCTCCTTTGTAGGAATTCGAGCTGTGCGAGCAGAAACGCCATAAGATAGTCGAAGCCCTTCCTGGATAACCCCACTTAGGTAAGGCAACTTTTCAAGTGTCGTCCAGGATGGCAACTGTTGCGGGTTTTTCACAGCTTGACGCAGCTCAtcagtcaactttgacatgagTTCACAGTTACTCAGCAAGTGGTAAGTGATGACTGTAAGAGCCCAGCTTACAGTCTCCGTGCCACCACCTATAAGTGCGGTTGCGTCGTCGGTCAGGCGTTGGGAGTCTTTCTCACGACCTTCAAGCTCAGATTCCAGTAGCGTCTTTAACACTGTTGGGCGCTTATTCTTCCAACCTGCTTTCATCAAgttcttggcctttttgaTCTCGTTAGGAATATCAATCTTGAGAGTCTTAATAACCAATGCCGCGTCTGGAGGCAGGTAGTGAATGAACCTAGAGCCCGTTGTTAGCTACAGAACACCTCAACAGGAAGCTAAAGGGAGATTCACCATTCACCGAGGCCAATCAAATGCTTTACAAATGGAAAAAATCGAAAGATGTAGGCAGGTTTAAGAAGAGCTATCGTGGGATCACGAAAATTAGGATACCAGCCACTTTGTTCTAGTAATCCGAGGCTCTCGCCAAAGCAGTATCCGGATATAACGTCTGTGGTAAAGCAGCTGTAGGCTATCGTCACGTCAATAGGCTGATGTGTGCCCTGGTACTGCAAGATTTTGTTGCACAGTTTCTGAACCAGATTGTGAATTTCATCTTCCAACCGGAAAATCATATTTCTGGAGAAGTATCTTGCCAATGGTGCACGTCGCTTTCGGTGGAGGTCGTGATCAGTAGTTGCAACAGCAGATCGTCCAACGCTACAAAGTAAGAACAGTCATTTTCGAGCTGGCGAGGAGATGCAACACGTACGTTAAGCCATTGACTTGATGGCGAGGTTTGTCTCGCTTTCTTGTACTGCCTGCAAATATTTCAGACACAAAGTTTGTGTCGTTGCAGTGTAACTCGTCGGGATTAATGCGAACAATGGGGCATGGAAACGATGCATATGTTAGCGATGAGGGTCTTTTTCAACGTTTTGAGATTACGGCACAGGGTCCTACCATATTTTTCATGCATCTTCTTTATTTGCCATGTGTAACGGCCATATTTGACCACGTCATAATAGAATTCAGGGAGATACGTTGCCGCGGATAGCCACGGGCCGGGAACATGGTAcaaaggatgaagaggagagaTATTGTAGAGACTTTTGGCAAGCAGGTAGAAAGCCCATAGTCCCAGcggccaagccaagaaatCGGATGTGGAAAGCCACGATACAAGCCCGTCTATGGTATTCATATTGGCCGTGTTGAGGCTACAAAATTCATAAACAAACTTAACACGAGAAATAACTACACTGGGATGATATACACGGCCTTCTTGTAGCATGCCTAATGCGGGGTGGTCGACAACACCACGCTGTGAGCGTGCATCGAGGCTTTCGGATCATCCGGTACTCTCACCGGTCTTCAGTCGAGAAGCGGCTTGACAGATCGAGAGGCGCTTAGACAACCCCGATGTGGCTTAAGATGCAGATAAATGTTCCACATTTCAAATACCAAATCCAGAGCCATGCATTCTAGCCAGTTGCTGCTCTTGGCAATAGCTGGGTGCAGCCAGAAGCTTATGCACATGGATGGAAGACTAGCCTGTTAGAAGACCATCCACGCTACTCCGGTGACAGGGCGGGAAGACGAGACAGGGGCCGTCAAACGGACCTTCCTCCGCTGGCCTGGTTTACTTCCAGTCTCAAACTGTGAACAGCCAGTCTGAACTCTCGGTCTTATCGGTAAGTCGTCATTGGGTGGTGCAAGGTGTCCCCCAGTAAGCCAAGTCAACTTGTTAGTTAGTATTCCGTATATTCTCAGAAGTTATTGAGAGATATGCATTGAAGAGCCGCACAAACATTCAGTATCTTGTTCAAGGTTTGGTGGCACAACAGCATTGGCAGCACAATGTTAAGGTTCATCCGCGCCACCCCGTATGTATTCGATTTGATCTCCCGCCCAGTCCAGAACAGCCCAAGCAcg
Protein-coding sequences here:
- a CDS encoding MYND finger (similar to Metarhizium robertsii ARSEF 23 XP_007826453.2), which codes for MPLIMNVKVARLNGLASRACELCHRREGTLLRCSACQSIYYCGRDCQAKDRETHKTPCKLIKKARLLYEDEDHKLRNSPDDPFLPENIFENFAGRFWGILETRPYMRARYHLVDTILLSYGTAGGPVDSVKTSLDHLLDMIRLCRGDNLGVRQVVPALYIRLGRDQDAYDFMKWYGTAGKSRRYDWGNMDLPFLDVRGADALEPPTPWLRECLLDFSHTVAVMLIKVRVLLDPQSIHNTRIALTGAIPQEVIEMIREQLVGSIVASRQNILLGTTEETTQLAEVMKKQIKDLYTAIQKYNPYFWNLLINDPDAGVLRRPNGGYTHWSKEEALLVLGFNYAAWYETMGAMDMLRKLNKAA
- a CDS encoding trichodiene oxygenase (similar to Verticillium alfalfae VaMs.102 XP_003006764.1), with product MNTIDGLVSWLSTSDFLAWPLGLWAFYLLAKSLYNISPLHPLYHVPGPWLSAATYLPEFYYDVVKYGRYTWQIKKMHEKYGSTRKRDKPRHQVNGLTVGRSAVATTDHDLHRKRRAPLARYFSRNMIFRLEDEIHNLVQKLCNKILQYQGTHQPIDVTIAYSCFTTDVISGYCFGESLGLLEQSGWYPNFRDPTIALLKPAYIFRFFPFVKHLIGLGEWFIHYLPPDAALVIKTLKIDIPNEIKKAKNLMKAGWKNKRPTVLKTLLESELEGREKDSQRLTDDATALIGGGTETVSWALTVITYHLLSNCELMSKLTDELRQAVKNPQQLPSWTTLEKLPYLSGVIQEGLRLSYGVSARTARIPTKETLVYQGEWNDSHVEYKIPPGYPIGMSPAITHHDERVFPDSFTFKPERWLEGGHHFNKELDRGMLAFSKGSRACLAKNLAMCELYLTLAALSLRVFPHMRLYETTERDVLYDHDMLIPGIPHGSKGVRVVIE